From the genome of Winogradskyella forsetii, one region includes:
- the lpxK gene encoding tetraacyldisaccharide 4'-kinase yields the protein MNFIRIILFPVVPIYYLITWLRNWLYNVGIKSSKSYDFPVICVGNLSTGGTGKTPMIEYLVRLLKDEKDIATLSRGYKRVTKGFVLADENANADTIGDEPFQFYRKFKALTVAVDGDRQIGIEKLRSLKPQPDLILLDDAFQHRKVKAGFNILLTAYNNLYYKDIVLPTGNLREPRFGAKRADLIVVTKCSKTISEAEKQKITSKINLKRHQQLFFSYVDYASHVISVFDELELSKLPKFTLVTGIANAKPLVDFLMQKGLEFDHLEYSDHYSFRISDIETLASKSLIITTEKDYVRLSDHEELKDKLYYLPIQIKIDKSAQFNAAVKAFVS from the coding sequence GTGAACTTTATCCGCATCATATTGTTTCCTGTTGTACCGATTTATTACCTGATCACTTGGTTACGAAATTGGTTATATAATGTTGGAATTAAATCGTCTAAATCTTACGATTTTCCTGTAATCTGTGTTGGGAATCTCAGTACAGGTGGCACAGGGAAAACACCAATGATTGAATATTTAGTTCGACTTTTAAAAGACGAAAAAGATATCGCCACATTAAGCAGAGGTTACAAAAGAGTAACCAAAGGTTTTGTGTTGGCGGATGAAAATGCCAACGCAGATACCATTGGAGACGAACCTTTTCAGTTTTACAGAAAATTTAAAGCGCTTACCGTTGCGGTAGATGGAGATCGGCAAATTGGTATAGAGAAACTTAGAAGTTTAAAACCACAACCTGATTTGATATTGTTGGATGATGCCTTTCAGCATAGAAAAGTAAAAGCAGGATTTAATATTCTGTTGACCGCTTATAATAATCTCTACTATAAGGATATTGTTTTGCCTACAGGAAATTTACGCGAACCTCGTTTTGGAGCCAAACGCGCCGATTTGATTGTGGTTACAAAATGTAGTAAAACGATTTCTGAAGCTGAAAAGCAAAAGATTACTTCAAAAATAAATTTAAAAAGGCACCAACAACTATTCTTTAGTTACGTGGATTATGCATCCCATGTAATCTCTGTATTTGATGAATTGGAATTGAGCAAGCTTCCTAAGTTTACATTAGTTACAGGCATTGCCAATGCCAAACCATTGGTAGATTTTTTAATGCAAAAGGGATTAGAATTCGATCACTTGGAATATAGTGATCACTATAGTTTTAGGATTTCGGATATTGAAACCTTAGCTTCAAAATCATTGATTATTACTACGGAAAAGGATTATGTGCGTTTGTCGGATCATGAGGAGTTAAAAGATAAATTGTATTATTTACCTATTCAAATAAAAATAGATAAATCAGCACAATTTAATGCAGCGGTTAAAGCATTCGTTAGCTAA
- a CDS encoding tetratricopeptide repeat-containing hybrid sensor histidine kinase/response regulator, translating to MSQIRYHIFVFLACFCSLIFAQQDGVEDKEMLSLRLYEHLNQAKLDSERGNYYNALDNFDKALQVAVKIDDKSSQGKIHTKIAKVQFLVGEEDQANISLTKAIQLQRKNDDYANLAITYNIKGVIHSTKEEYENALGYFKSANNLFEQEDLEEYTSEVSLNKAKVYIAQKSYDEAKAQLEKTIIVAKKYDQKRRLSSALIESGKVYSAMDNPAMALSQTEEGLSIAQTNNLLENVNEAFVTLSDIHEQKGDYKRSFDYIKKHIHLSDSILNIKRENLTQGISGQSINKYKDAENAQLKAQIDEVTAESAFTRITTILSIALITILSLLTLSLYKNNNIRLNTNTMLHKKNDELIVAKEKAELASKTKANFLSTVTHELRTPLYAVTGLTNMLLDEEPKEHQIPHLKSLKFSGDYLLTFINDILQINKIEANKVELDPENFNLKNKLENVISALSNSAKDQDTKIHFDYENGLPETFVGDQLKISQILINLLGNAIKFTKDGDIWVRAYKIDVKDNTYNLRFEIEDNGIGITKEKQDQMFDSFSQGSVQINRKYGGTGLGLSIVKGLIQILNGKIYLKSELGKGSTFFFEIPLEYDKDAQKPVLEEVKKVNKMESLDLSNVKILIVEDNKINQMITKKILNKMDLYCDVVDNGEAAVEQVKEVAYDVVLMDIHMPGISGLEATKIIRTFDKELTIFALTAVTLEDKMHEFGEAGFDDIISKPFKQEDFEDKLHAALSGEKIVSSFFS from the coding sequence ATGTCCCAGATCAGATATCACATATTTGTTTTTTTAGCATGTTTTTGTAGTCTTATTTTTGCGCAACAAGATGGCGTTGAGGATAAAGAGATGCTTAGTTTGAGACTTTATGAGCACCTTAACCAAGCCAAATTGGATAGTGAGCGTGGTAATTATTACAATGCTTTAGACAACTTTGATAAAGCATTGCAAGTTGCTGTTAAAATTGATGACAAATCCAGTCAAGGTAAAATTCATACTAAAATTGCTAAGGTTCAATTTTTAGTTGGTGAAGAAGATCAAGCTAATATCTCATTGACCAAAGCGATACAGCTTCAACGCAAAAATGATGATTACGCTAATCTCGCTATTACCTATAACATTAAAGGCGTTATTCACAGCACTAAGGAAGAATACGAAAATGCATTAGGTTATTTCAAGTCGGCGAATAATCTTTTTGAACAAGAAGATTTAGAAGAATATACTTCTGAGGTTAGCCTCAATAAAGCCAAGGTATATATAGCACAAAAAAGTTACGATGAAGCAAAGGCACAGCTTGAGAAAACTATCATCGTTGCAAAAAAATACGACCAGAAACGTCGTCTAAGCAGTGCTTTAATAGAAAGTGGGAAAGTGTATTCTGCTATGGATAATCCCGCCATGGCTTTATCACAAACCGAAGAAGGTCTGTCTATCGCACAAACAAATAACCTATTGGAAAATGTGAATGAAGCTTTCGTGACCCTAAGCGATATCCATGAACAAAAGGGAGACTATAAAAGATCGTTCGATTATATAAAAAAGCACATCCATTTATCCGATTCCATTTTAAACATTAAGCGCGAGAACCTGACTCAAGGAATTTCTGGACAATCGATTAATAAATATAAGGATGCCGAAAATGCCCAATTGAAAGCGCAAATCGATGAGGTTACGGCAGAAAGTGCGTTTACGAGAATTACAACCATTTTAAGCATCGCATTAATTACCATATTGTCCTTATTGACTTTATCGCTATATAAGAACAACAATATTAGGCTGAACACCAACACCATGCTTCACAAAAAGAACGATGAACTTATTGTCGCAAAAGAGAAAGCAGAATTGGCCTCTAAAACAAAAGCAAATTTCTTATCGACCGTAACCCATGAGCTGCGCACACCTTTGTATGCAGTAACAGGACTTACAAATATGTTATTGGATGAAGAACCAAAAGAACATCAAATTCCACATTTAAAATCATTAAAGTTTTCTGGAGATTACCTACTTACTTTTATTAACGATATCCTACAAATCAATAAAATTGAAGCTAATAAAGTTGAATTGGATCCAGAAAATTTCAACCTTAAAAATAAATTAGAAAATGTGATTTCGGCACTTAGCAATTCTGCAAAAGACCAAGACACAAAAATTCACTTTGATTATGAAAACGGATTGCCAGAAACATTTGTTGGTGACCAATTAAAGATTTCCCAAATCTTAATTAACTTACTTGGAAATGCTATTAAATTCACAAAAGATGGAGACATCTGGGTGAGAGCGTACAAAATTGATGTAAAAGACAATACGTACAATCTTCGCTTTGAAATTGAAGATAATGGTATTGGTATTACAAAAGAAAAACAAGATCAAATGTTTGACAGTTTCTCCCAAGGCTCTGTCCAAATTAACCGTAAATATGGCGGCACTGGTCTAGGTTTATCGATTGTAAAGGGATTAATTCAAATTCTAAATGGTAAGATTTACTTAAAGAGTGAGCTTGGTAAAGGCTCAACATTCTTTTTCGAAATTCCATTAGAATATGATAAAGACGCCCAAAAACCTGTATTAGAAGAAGTTAAAAAAGTTAATAAGATGGAAAGTTTGGATTTAAGTAACGTTAAAATTCTCATTGTAGAAGACAACAAGATCAATCAAATGATCACTAAGAAGATTCTTAACAAAATGGATCTCTATTGTGATGTCGTTGATAATGGTGAAGCTGCAGTAGAACAAGTAAAAGAAGTGGCTTACGATGTTGTATTAATGGACATCCATATGCCAGGCATTAGTGGATTAGAAGCCACAAAGATCATTAGGACCTTCGACAAGGAACTAACTATTTTTGCGTTGACCGCTGTAACTTTAGAAGACAAAATGCACGAGTTTGGTGAAGCTGGATTTGATGATATTATTTCCAAACCGTTCAAGCAAGAGGATTTTGAAGACAAGCTGCATGCGGCACTTTCTGGTGAAAAAATAGTGTCCAGTTTCTTTAGCTAA
- the gap gene encoding type I glyceraldehyde-3-phosphate dehydrogenase, with protein MIAVAINGFGRIGRRVFRLALAHPQIQIVAINDLADARTLSHLLKYDSIHGVLKDSVSYDETHIIVNGVSIPLYRQSHPKTIDWSEIQPDFVIESTGKFKTKAELQHHITNGAKRVILSVPALEDDIKTIVLGVNDAILDGTETIISNASCTTNNAAPMIALIKAHFGIEQAYITTIHSYTTDQSLHDQPHKDLRRARAAGQSIVPTTTGAAKALTKIFPDLSDVIGGCGIRVPVANGSLTDITINVKTPTSIEKVNSIFQDAAKNELKGILEYTEDPIVSIDIVGNPHSCIFDSQMTSVIGNMVKIVGWYDNETGYSSRILDLICN; from the coding sequence ATGATTGCTGTTGCCATTAACGGCTTTGGCAGAATTGGTCGTCGTGTCTTTAGATTGGCATTAGCACATCCACAGATTCAAATTGTTGCCATCAATGATTTAGCCGATGCTAGGACGCTAAGCCATTTACTGAAGTATGATAGTATTCACGGTGTTTTAAAGGATTCTGTTTCTTATGATGAGACGCACATCATAGTGAATGGTGTTTCTATTCCTTTATATAGACAATCACATCCAAAAACCATCGATTGGTCTGAAATCCAACCCGATTTTGTTATAGAATCTACAGGGAAATTCAAAACAAAAGCAGAACTTCAACATCATATCACTAATGGCGCAAAACGGGTCATTCTCTCTGTTCCTGCTTTAGAAGATGATATTAAAACGATTGTTTTAGGTGTTAACGATGCCATTTTGGATGGTACAGAAACTATCATATCCAATGCATCGTGTACCACTAACAATGCGGCTCCTATGATTGCGTTAATTAAAGCACATTTCGGCATAGAGCAAGCTTACATTACCACCATTCATTCCTATACTACAGATCAAAGTTTGCACGATCAACCACACAAGGATTTAAGACGTGCTAGAGCTGCTGGTCAATCCATAGTGCCTACAACTACTGGTGCAGCTAAAGCACTGACCAAAATTTTCCCAGACCTATCAGATGTGATTGGTGGTTGTGGCATCAGAGTTCCGGTTGCAAATGGTTCTTTAACGGATATTACCATAAATGTGAAGACTCCCACATCTATCGAAAAAGTGAATTCAATTTTTCAAGATGCCGCGAAAAATGAATTAAAAGGTATTCTTGAATATACCGAAGATCCTATCGTATCTATTGATATTGTTGGTAATCCACATTCTTGTATTTTCGATTCTCAAATGACTTCAGTCATCGGAAATATGGTAAAAATAGTAGGTTGGTACGATAATGAGACGGGTTATAGCTCAAGAATTTTAGATTTAATTTGCAATTAA
- the lipA gene encoding lipoyl synthase — protein sequence METKVASNILPERKPKWLRVKLPTGKKYTELRTLVDKYKLNTICTSGSCPNMGECWGEGTATFMILGNVCTRSCGFCGVKTGRPETVDWDEPEKVARSIKLMQIKHAVLTSVDRDDLKDMGSIMWAETVKAVRRMNPETTLETLIPDFQGIEKHIDRIINVGPEVVSHNIETVRRLTREVRIQAQYDRSMSVLKYLKAQGQRRTKSGIMLGLGEQREEVIETLHDLRANDVDVVTIGQYLQPSKKHLPVKQFINPDQFDEYKEIGLDLGFRHVESSALVRSSYKAQKHIN from the coding sequence ATGGAAACCAAAGTAGCTTCAAATATTTTACCCGAACGTAAACCGAAATGGTTACGCGTAAAACTACCTACTGGAAAAAAATATACAGAACTTAGAACCTTAGTCGATAAGTACAAACTAAACACCATTTGCACCTCAGGAAGTTGCCCAAATATGGGAGAATGTTGGGGAGAAGGCACGGCAACTTTTATGATTTTAGGAAACGTCTGTACACGATCCTGCGGATTTTGTGGCGTAAAAACAGGACGACCAGAAACGGTAGATTGGGACGAGCCAGAAAAAGTAGCACGTTCTATAAAATTGATGCAGATTAAACACGCTGTTTTAACAAGTGTAGATCGGGATGACCTGAAAGACATGGGAAGCATCATGTGGGCAGAAACCGTAAAAGCCGTAAGACGTATGAATCCTGAAACAACCCTCGAAACATTAATTCCAGATTTTCAAGGTATTGAAAAACATATTGACCGTATTATTAATGTAGGACCAGAAGTCGTTTCACACAATATTGAAACAGTAAGACGCTTAACAAGAGAAGTAAGAATACAAGCACAGTACGATCGTAGTATGAGCGTTTTGAAATATTTAAAAGCACAAGGACAGCGCAGAACCAAGTCTGGTATTATGCTAGGACTTGGTGAACAACGCGAGGAAGTGATTGAAACCCTGCACGATTTAAGAGCCAATGACGTAGATGTGGTTACGATAGGCCAATATCTACAACCTAGTAAAAAGCATTTACCAGTAAAACAATTTATCAATCCAGATCAGTTTGATGAATACAAAGAAATTGGTCTAGATTTAGGTTTCAGACATGTTGAAAGTAGTGCTTTGGTAAGATCATCTTACAAAGCCCAAAAACACATCAATTAA
- a CDS encoding RNA polymerase sigma factor, giving the protein MEVKDAINKAKNKEQTAFNFLLDTFWNDVYAFQLKRTLNENDAEDITIQTFSKAFDKIGTYNDAYKFKTWLITISKNIHIDLIRKQKKLINNTSKDNDDNFFDIVDDSPTPEDKIIKEQNLANLLRDIKKLKPHYQEVINLRYFQELSYKEISEELNEPINNVKVKLLRSKKLLAEIITKA; this is encoded by the coding sequence TTGGAAGTAAAAGACGCCATAAACAAAGCCAAAAACAAAGAACAAACCGCGTTTAATTTTCTTCTCGATACTTTTTGGAACGATGTATATGCATTTCAGCTCAAAAGAACACTAAACGAAAATGATGCTGAAGACATCACAATCCAAACATTTTCTAAAGCTTTTGACAAGATTGGCACTTATAACGACGCTTATAAATTTAAGACCTGGTTGATTACAATTTCGAAAAATATTCATATTGATTTAATCCGAAAACAGAAAAAGTTAATCAATAACACCTCAAAAGATAATGATGATAATTTCTTTGATATTGTTGATGATTCGCCAACACCAGAAGATAAAATTATCAAAGAACAAAATCTCGCCAATCTTTTGCGAGACATAAAAAAACTAAAACCTCATTATCAGGAAGTAATTAATTTAAGATATTTTCAAGAATTGAGCTACAAGGAAATTTCGGAAGAACTTAATGAACCCATCAATAATGTGAAAGTTAAATTGTTGAGATCCAAAAAACTATTGGCTGAAATTATTACGAAAGCTTAA
- a CDS encoding glycosyltransferase, whose amino-acid sequence MTLPLILFYAFIAVVSIQIIYYLSFLFSFGIKRAETRFKKEVPISLIICAKNEAENLRKNLPSILNQAYSNFEIVLVNDSSFDDTLDVMKDFSSKHNNIKVVDVKVSEAFWGNKKYALTLGIKASKHDFLVFTDADCVPNSEQWLAHLSGNFSNEKSIVLGYGAYAKKKFSFLNKLIRFETVMTALQYFSYAQLGITYMGVGRNLAYRKELFFNNSGFNNHMAIKSGDDDLFINEVANASNTALCFTTESFTVSEPKSSFKAWTLQKRRHISTASFYKLKHKLLLGLFYATQLLFWMLAISLLIIGFTWYWVVAFISLRFIIQWLSFGITAKKLEETDLIILAPILELFLISLQLSIFIANLISKPKHWK is encoded by the coding sequence ATGACTCTTCCCTTAATACTATTTTATGCATTTATTGCAGTTGTTAGTATTCAAATAATTTATTATCTGAGCTTTTTATTCTCTTTTGGCATCAAGCGTGCTGAAACAAGATTTAAAAAAGAAGTTCCCATTTCCCTAATTATCTGTGCTAAAAATGAAGCGGAGAATTTAAGGAAAAATCTTCCTTCTATATTAAATCAAGCCTATTCCAATTTCGAAATTGTATTGGTCAACGACAGTTCTTTTGATGACACCTTAGACGTTATGAAGGATTTTTCATCCAAACATAATAATATCAAAGTTGTGGATGTAAAAGTTAGCGAAGCATTCTGGGGAAATAAAAAATACGCACTTACACTAGGAATAAAAGCTTCTAAACATGATTTCTTAGTTTTTACTGATGCAGACTGTGTGCCAAATTCTGAGCAATGGTTGGCCCATTTAAGTGGAAATTTCTCAAATGAAAAATCAATAGTTTTAGGATATGGTGCTTATGCCAAAAAGAAGTTTTCTTTTCTGAATAAACTCATTCGTTTTGAGACCGTAATGACTGCTCTGCAATATTTTTCCTATGCACAGTTGGGTATAACTTATATGGGAGTTGGTCGTAATTTGGCTTATAGAAAAGAATTGTTTTTTAATAACAGTGGCTTCAACAATCATATGGCAATTAAGTCTGGCGATGATGACCTATTTATTAACGAAGTTGCGAATGCATCAAACACAGCGTTGTGTTTCACAACAGAAAGTTTTACGGTTTCTGAGCCAAAATCGTCTTTTAAAGCATGGACACTTCAAAAACGAAGACATATTAGTACGGCTTCATTTTATAAATTGAAGCATAAACTTTTATTAGGTTTATTTTACGCGACCCAATTGTTATTTTGGATGCTTGCAATTTCACTATTAATTATAGGATTCACATGGTATTGGGTTGTGGCATTCATCAGCTTAAGATTTATAATCCAGTGGCTCAGTTTCGGAATTACGGCTAAAAAACTCGAAGAAACCGACCTCATTATCCTCGCTCCAATTTTAGAATTATTTTTAATTAGTTTACAATTAAGTATCTTTATTGCTAATCTGATATCTAAACCCAAACATTGGAAGTAA
- a CDS encoding membrane or secreted protein, which translates to MKLLLLTLGLLALAVGGIAIKIWAKKDGKFAGTCASQNPMLNKEGESCGFCGKTPDQYKDCNEPQHS; encoded by the coding sequence ATGAAACTACTTTTACTTACATTGGGATTATTAGCTTTAGCAGTCGGAGGAATTGCTATAAAAATTTGGGCTAAAAAAGACGGTAAATTTGCTGGTACTTGTGCAAGCCAAAATCCAATGCTTAATAAAGAAGGAGAATCTTGTGGTTTTTGTGGTAAAACTCCAGACCAATACAAAGACTGTAACGAACCTCAACATTCGTAG
- the aqpZ gene encoding aquaporin Z, with translation MKKLFAEFFGTFWLVFGGCGSAIFAAGIPDLGIGFVGVALAFGLTVLTMAYAVGHVSGAHFNPAVSIGLWAGGKFEAKDLLGYIVAQVIGAIAAASVLYLVVSGKSGFEGVGGFAANGYGELSPDGYNMVSALIAEFILTAFFLLVILGSTYPKAPKGFAGIAIGLALVLIHLISIPITNTSVNPARSLSQALFADGSYLSQVWLFWVAPIAGAIAGGLIHKTLFSKD, from the coding sequence ATGAAAAAATTATTTGCAGAGTTCTTCGGAACGTTTTGGCTTGTATTTGGAGGTTGTGGTAGTGCAATATTTGCTGCCGGAATTCCAGATTTGGGAATTGGATTTGTAGGCGTCGCTTTGGCATTTGGTCTTACAGTATTAACCATGGCTTATGCCGTTGGTCATGTCTCTGGTGCACATTTTAATCCTGCAGTGTCCATTGGTTTATGGGCTGGAGGAAAATTTGAAGCTAAGGATTTGTTAGGTTATATTGTCGCACAGGTTATTGGGGCTATAGCTGCGGCAAGCGTATTATACCTTGTTGTTTCTGGGAAATCTGGATTTGAAGGTGTTGGTGGCTTTGCGGCCAATGGCTATGGCGAATTATCTCCAGACGGTTATAATATGGTTTCTGCCTTAATAGCAGAATTTATTTTAACAGCATTCTTTCTATTGGTTATTTTGGGAAGTACTTATCCTAAAGCGCCTAAAGGTTTTGCTGGAATCGCTATTGGTTTGGCTTTGGTGCTTATTCATTTAATTAGTATTCCTATTACTAATACCTCTGTAAATCCTGCGCGCTCTTTAAGTCAGGCGTTATTTGCAGATGGTTCTTATTTATCTCAAGTTTGGTTGTTTTGGGTTGCACCAATTGCTGGAGCCATTGCAGGTGGTCTTATTCATAAAACCTTGTTTTCTAAGGACTAG
- a CDS encoding anti-sigma factor, which yields MENKLQIFLKSNLLNKYLVGDTSLEESKEVEHFISTYPEVAQAYEKLQDNLEIVTKAGAVDVPNHILNDILEALDDTNDTKVIQLVQKRKTSWLSIAASAAAVLFAATSFMLYQKNVELNNENNVVVEEIFDLRSDIENNNSKLDELSKELLKLNNPDAKKYVFNGNDRAKDLKTVAYINPVEKTSMIDVITLPQLPKEQQYQIWAELQDRMVNLGILDESDRKLKQIPYMEDALALSIKIGTKGDNANENDTEVAEISLKEE from the coding sequence ATGGAAAATAAATTACAAATCTTTTTGAAATCCAACTTACTTAATAAGTATTTGGTTGGAGACACATCTTTGGAAGAATCCAAAGAAGTTGAACACTTTATTTCTACGTATCCAGAAGTTGCACAAGCTTATGAAAAACTTCAGGATAATCTAGAAATTGTAACAAAAGCAGGAGCTGTTGATGTACCAAACCATATTTTAAACGACATTTTAGAAGCCTTAGATGACACTAATGACACTAAAGTGATTCAATTGGTGCAGAAAAGAAAGACCTCTTGGTTGAGCATAGCTGCTAGTGCTGCAGCCGTATTATTTGCTGCAACATCGTTTATGCTATATCAGAAAAATGTAGAGTTGAATAATGAAAACAATGTTGTAGTGGAAGAAATTTTTGATCTACGAAGCGATATTGAAAACAACAATTCTAAATTAGACGAGTTATCTAAAGAATTATTGAAGCTTAACAATCCTGATGCTAAGAAATATGTTTTCAATGGTAACGATCGTGCGAAGGATTTAAAAACAGTAGCTTACATTAATCCTGTTGAAAAAACGTCAATGATTGATGTCATTACATTACCTCAATTACCAAAAGAGCAGCAGTACCAGATTTGGGCTGAGCTGCAAGACCGTATGGTTAACTTAGGTATTTTGGATGAATCTGATCGTAAGTTGAAACAAATTCCATATATGGAAGATGCATTGGCATTGAGTATTAAAATTGGTACAAAAGGCGACAATGCGAACGAAAATGACACTGAAGTTGCAGAAATTTCTTTAAAAGAAGAATAA
- a CDS encoding RNA polymerase sigma factor, translated as MSISPTEQKIIDYLQKGDKRALNLLYENYSNSLYGVILKITVNEEVAQDALQETFIKVWKNASKYDASKAKLFTWLFRIARNTAIDKLRSFNNRYHKEIQIDTSNVYILPTTNFNQDVMDIKEHVGTLEEKYQIVLDALFFQGMTQQEASDELDIPLGTIKSRLKIGLRELKKVYNP; from the coding sequence TTGAGTATTTCACCTACAGAACAAAAAATCATCGACTATCTTCAGAAAGGAGATAAACGTGCGCTAAATTTACTTTACGAAAATTATTCGAACAGTCTTTATGGTGTGATCTTAAAAATTACAGTTAATGAGGAGGTCGCACAAGATGCCCTGCAGGAAACTTTTATTAAGGTATGGAAAAACGCTTCAAAGTATGATGCTTCCAAGGCAAAACTCTTTACATGGCTCTTTCGTATTGCAAGAAATACAGCCATAGATAAGCTAAGGAGTTTTAATAATCGTTACCATAAAGAAATCCAAATTGATACTTCCAACGTATATATCTTACCAACAACAAATTTTAACCAAGATGTCATGGACATCAAAGAACATGTTGGGACACTAGAAGAAAAATATCAAATTGTGTTAGATGCTTTGTTTTTTCAAGGTATGACACAACAAGAAGCCAGCGACGAATTAGATATTCCACTTGGCACTATTAAATCTAGATTAAAAATAGGATTGCGTGAACTTAAAAAAGTTTACAATCCATAA